From the genome of Cucumis melo subsp. melo chloroplast, complete genome:
ATTCTTTTATTCTTTTCCTTGGCGTAGCTGGGCCATCCTGGACTTGAACCAGAGACCTCGCCCGTGAAGTAAATCATCGCACCTACGGTCCAACCAATTGGGAGAGAATCAATAGATTCCTTTTCGGGAGCGATTCATCCTTCCCGAACGCAGCATACAACTCTCCGTTGTACTGCGCTCTCCAAGTGTGCTTGTTCCCCCCTTCTTCCTTACCATGGCAAGTCTTTGTGAAATAACTCCGATGAGAAGAAAAAAGAAGGCGTTAAGAAACCCTCCTGGCCCAACCCTAGACACTCTAAGATCCTTTTTCAAATCTCCTGGTCCCTGCGGAAGAAAGGAAAAAGAATTTCACGTTCTTCCTTTCGCTTTCGGGAAGGGAGGATTAAGAAAATCCTATTGATTGCAGCTTTCTCCAGACCTCCGGGAAAAGCATGAAAAAAAAGGCTCGAATGGTACGATCCCTCCGTCACCCCAGAATGAAAGGGGCGATCTCGTAGTTCTTGGTCTGTGAAGATACGTTGTTAGGTGCTCCGTTTTATTTTCCCATTGAGGCCGAACCTAAACCTGTGCTCGAGAGATAGCTGTCCATATACTGATAAGGGATGTATGGATTCTCGAGAAGAGAGGAGCCGAGGTGGTCCCCCCCGGACCGCCCGGATCCCACGAGTGAATAGAAAGTTGGATCTACATTGGATCTCACCTGAATCGCCCCATCTATCCTCCTGAGGAGAAGTTTGGTTTCAAACCCCGGTTCAAACAGGAGAAGTACGCCATGCTAATGTGCCTTGGATGATCCACATCTCAGGGTCAGGCGCTGATGAGCACATTGAACTATCCATGTGGCTGAGAGCCCTCACAGCCCAGGCACAACGACGCAATTATCAGGGGCGCGCTCTACCACTGAGCTAATAGCCCGTCGTGCGGGCCTCCCGCTGGGGGCCCGCTATGCCAAAAGCGAGAGAAACCCCATCCCTCTCTTTCCTTTTTTCGCCCCCATGTCGCCACACGGGAGGGACACGGGGACGTAAAAAAGGGGATCCTATCAACTTGTTCCGACCTAGGATAATAAGCTCATGAGCTTAGTCTTACTTCACCGTCGAGAAACGAAAGAAGACTTCCATCTCCAAGTTTAACTCAGACGTAGCTCGCTTCTTTTTGGGTGTGAAGCAGTGTCAAACCAAAATACCCAACAAGCATTAGCTCTCCCTGAAAAGGAGGTGATCCAGCCGCACCTTCCAGTACGGCTACCTTGTTACGACTTCACTCCAGTCACTAGCCCTGCCTTCGGCATCCCCCTCCTTGCGGTTAAGGTAACGACTTCGGGCATGGCCAGCTCCCATAGTGTGACGGGCGGTGTGTACAAGGCCCGGGAACGAATTCACCGCCGTATGGCTGACCGGCGATTACTAGCGATTCCGGCTTCATGCAGGCGAGTTGCAGCCTACAATCCGAACTGAGGACGGGTTTTTGGAGTTAGCTCACCCTCGCGGGATCACGACCCTTTGTCCCGGCCATTGTAGCACGTGTGTCGCCCAGGGCATAAGGGGCATGATGACTTGACGTCATCCTCACCTTCCTCCGGCTTATCACCGGCAGTCTGCTCAGGGTTCCAACCTCAACGGTTGGCAACTAAACACGAGGGTTGCGCTCGTTGCGGGACTTAACCCAACACCTTACGGCACGAGCTGACGACAGCCATGCACCACCTGTGTCCGCGTTCCCGAAGGCACCCCTCTCTTTCAAGAGGATTCGCGGCATGTCAAGCCCTGGTAAGGTTCTTCGCTTTGCATCGAATTAAACCACATGCTCCACCGCTTGTGCGGGCCCCCGTCAATTCCTTTGAGTTTCATTCTTGCGAACGTACTCCCCAGGCGGGATACTTAACGCGTTAGCTACAGCACTGCACGGGTCGATACGCACAGCGCCTAGTATCCATCGTTTACGGCTAGGACTACTGGGGTATCTAATCCCATTCGCTCCCCTAGCTTTCGTCTCTCAGTGTCAGTGTCGGCCCAGCAGAGTGCTTTCGCCGTTGGTGTTCTTTCCGATCTCTACGCATTTCACCGCTCCACCGGAAATTCCCTCTGCCCCTACCGTACTCCAGCTTGGTAGTTTCCACCGCCTGTCCAGGGTTGAGCCCTGGGATTTGACGGCGGACTTAAAAAGCCACCTACAGACGCTTTACGCCCAATCATTCCGGATAACGCTTGCATCCTCTGTATTACCGCGGCTGCTGGCACAGAGTTAGCCGATGCTTATTCCCCAGATACCGTCATTGCTTCTTCTCCGGGAAAAGAAGTTCACGACCCGTAGGCCTTCTACCTCCACGCGGCATTGCTCCGTCAGGCTTTCGCCCATTGCGGAAAATTCCCCACTGCTGCCTCCCGTAGGAGTCTGGGCCGTGTCTCAGTCCCAGTGTGGCTGATCATCCTCTCGGACCAGCTACTGATCATCGCCTTGGTAAGCTATTGCCTCACCAACTAGCTAATCAGACGCGAGCCCCTCCTCGGGCGGATTCCTCCTTTTGCTCCTCAGCGTACGGGGTATTAGCAGCCGTTTCCAGCTGTTGTTCCCCTCCCAAGGGCAGGTTCTTACGCGTTACTCACCCGTCCGCCACTGGAAACACCACTTCCCGTCCGACTTGCATGTGTTAAGCATGCCGCCAGCGTTCATCCTGAGCCAGGATCGAACTCTCCATGAGATTCATAGTTGCATTACTTATAGCTTCCTTGTTCGTAGACAAAGCTAATTCGGAATTGTCTTTCATTCCAAGGCATAACTTGTATCCATGCGCTTCATATTCGCCTGGAGTTCGCTCCCAGAAATATAGCCATCCCCACCCCCTCACGTCAATCCCACGAGCCTCTTATCCATTCTCATTCGATCACGGCGGGGGAGCAAGTCAAAATAGAAAAACTCACATTGGGTTTAGGGATAATCAGGCTCGAACTGATGACTTCCGCCACGTCAAGGCGACACTCTACCGCTGAGTTATATCCCTTCCCTTGCCCCCATCGAGAAATAGAACTGACTAATCCTAAGGCAAAGGGTCGAGAAACTCAACGCCACTATTCTTGAACAACTTGGAATTGGGCCTTCCTTCTTTTCGCACTATTACGGATACGAAAATGAAAATAATGGGCAAAATTGTATTCAATTGTCAACAGCTCCTATCGTAAATAGGATTGACTACGGATTCGAGCCATAGCACACGGTTTCATAAAACCGTACGATTTTCCCGATCTAAATAAAGCAGGTTTTACATGAAGAAGATTTGGCTCAGCATGTTCTATTCGATACGGGTAGGAAAAGAACCCAACTCGGTATTATTAAAAAAATAGAGAAATCAGAACCCAGTCAAGATGATATGGATCAACCCCTTCTTCTTGTGCCAAAGATCTTACCATTTCCGAAGGAACTGGAGTTAGATCTCTTTTCCATTTCCATTCCAGAGTTTTTATGTGTTTCCACGCCCCTTCGAGACCCCGAAAAATGAACAACTTTTCTTCGGAACACATACAAGATTCGTCATTGCAAAAAGGATAATGGTAACCCCACCATTAACTACTTCATTTATGAATTTCATAGTAATAGAAATACATGTCCTACCGCGACAGAATTTGTAACTTGCTATCCTCTTGCCTAGCAGGCAAAGATTTACCTCCGTGGAAAGGATGATTCATTCGGATCGACATGAGAGTCCAACTACATTGCATTGCCAGAATCCATGTTGTATATTTGAAAGAGGTTGACCTCCTTGCTTCTCTCATGTTACAATCCTCTTCCCACCGAGCCCCCTTTCTCCTCGATCCACAGAGAAAAAATGGAGGACTGGTGCCAACAGTTCATCACGGAAGAAAGGACTCACTGAGCGGAGATCACTAACTAATACTAATCTAATACTAATACTAATAGAATAGAAAAGAACTGTCTTTTCTGTATACTTTCCCCGGTTCCGTTGCTACCGCGGGCTTTACGCAATCAATCGGATCATATAGATATCCCTTCAACACAACATAGGTCATCGAAAGGATCTCGGAGACCCACCAAAGCACGAAAGCCAGAATCTTTCAGAAAATGGATTCCTATTCGAAGAGTGCATAACCGCATGGATAAGCTCACACTAACCCGTCAATTTTGGATCCAATTCGGAATTTTAGGTATCGGGAAGGAATTGGAATGTAATAATATCGATTCATACAGATACAGAAGAAAAGGTTCTCTATTGATTCAAACACTGTACCCGCGGGATAGGGATAGAGAAAGAGGAAAAAAACGAAGATTTCACATAGTACTTTTGATCGAAAAATCAATCTGATTTATTTCGTACCTTTCGCTCAATGAAAAAATGGGTCAGATTCTACAGGATCAAACCTATGGGACTTAAGGAATGATCGAAGGGAATAAAAAAAGAAAAAAAAAAGAGAGGGAAAAATAAGTAAATAAAAATGACGTAGAAGAGCCCAGATTCCAAATGAATGAAAACGTGACTGAATTGGTCCCGGTCACTCTTCGGGACGGAATGGAAGAAGGGAGGAGATTCTCGAACGAGGAAAAGGATCCAATGACTTCGAAAGAATTGAACGAGGAGCCGTATGAGGTGAAAATCTCACGTACGGTTCTGTCGAGTGGCAGTAAGGGTGACTTATCTGTCAACTTTTCCACTATCACCCCCAAAAAACCAAACTCTGCCTTACGTAAAGTTGCCAGAGTACGCTTAACCTCGGGATTTGAAATCACTGCTTATATACCTGGTATTGGCCATAATTTACAAGAACATTCTGTAGTCTTAGTAAGAGGGGGAAGGGTTAAGGATTTACCCGGTGTGAGATATCACATTGTTCGAGGAACCCTAGATGCTGTCGGAGTAAAGGATCGTCAACAAGGGCGTTCTAGTGCGTTGTAGATTCTTATCCAAGACTTGTATCATTTGATGATGCCATGTGAATCGCTAGAAACATGTGAAGTGTATGGCTAACCCAATAACGAAAGTTTCGTAAGGGAACTGGAGCAGGCTACCATGAGACAAACAAAAGATCTTCTTTCTAAAGAGATTCGATTCGGAACTATTATATGTCCAAGGTCCAATATTGAAATAATTTCAGAGGTTTTCCTTGACTTTGTCCGTGTCAACAAACAATTCGAAATGCCTCGACTTTTTTAGAACAGGTCCGAGTCAAATAGTAATGATTCGAAGCACCTCTTTTTACACTATTTCGGAAACCCAAGGACTCAATCGTATGGATATGTAAAATACAGGATTTCCAATCCTAGCAGGAAAGGGAGGGAAACGGATACTCAATTTAAAGTGAGTAAACAGAATTCCATACTCGATCTCATAGATACATATAGAATTCTGTGGAAAGCCGTATTCGATGAAAGTCGTATGTACGGCTTGGAGGGAGATCTTTCATATCTTTCGAGATCCACCCTACAATATGGGGTCAAAAAGCCAAAATAAATGATTTTAGCCCTTATAAAAAGAAAACTTATTCTTGAACCCCTTTCACGCTCATGTCACGTCGAGGTACTGCAGAAGAAAAAATTGCAAAATCCGATCCAATTTATCGTAATCGATTAGTTAACATGTTGGTTAACCGTATTCTGAAACATGGAAAAAAATCATTGGCTTATCAAATTATCTATCGAGCCATGAAAAAGATTCAACAAAAGACAGAAACAAATCCACTATCTGTTTTACGTCAAGCAATACGTGGAGTAACTCCCGATATAGCAGTAAAGGCAAGACGTGTAGGCGGATCAACTCATCAAGTTCCCATTGAAATAGGATCCACACAAGGAAAAGCACTTGCCATTCGTTGGTTATTAGGGGCATCCCGAAAACGTCCGGGTCGAAATATGGCTTTCAAATTAAGTTCCGAATTAGTGGATGCTGCCAAAGGGAGTGGCGATGCCATACGTAAAAAGGAAGAGACTCATAGAATGGCAGAGGCAAATAGAGCTTTTGCACATTTTCGTTAATCCATGAACAGGATCTATATAGACACATAGGCCCATGGATCCATACATCTCGATCGGAAAAGAATCAATAGAAAAAGAAAGAATCGGAATTGATCGATATATTTCTCGAAACAAACGAAAACGAAACGAAAGACGAAACATAAATCATGGATCAACTAAGCCAAGCCCTCTCGGGGACTTGCTTAAGAATAAGAAAGAGGAATCTCATGTAAATACCATGGAATAAGGTTTGATCCTATTCATGGGGATTCCGTAAATATTCCATTCCAAAAAGAGAAAGTTCGAAACAAGTGGGATTTTTTTGGAGATTGGATGCAGTTACTAATTCATGATCTGGCATGTACAGAATGAAAACTTCATTCTCGATTCTACGAGAATTTTTATGAAAGCCTTTCATTTGCTTCTCTTCGATGGAAGTTTTATTTTCCCAGAATGTATCCTAATTTTTGGCCTAATTCTTCTTCTGATGATCGATTCAACCTCTGATCAAAAAGATATACCTTGGTTATATTTCATCTCTTCAACAAGTTTAGTAATGAGCATAACGGCCCTATTGTTCCGATGGAGAGAAGAACCTATGATTAGCTTTTCGGGAAATTTCCAAACGAACAATTTCAACGAAATCTTTCAATTTCTTATTTTACTATGTTCAACTCTATGTATTCCTCTATCCGTAGAGTACATTGAATGTACAGAAATGGCTATAACAGAGTTTCTGTTATTCGTATTAACAGCTACTCTAGGAGGAATGTTTTTATGCGGTGCTAATGATTTAATAACTATCTTTGTAGCTCCAGAATGTTTCAGTTTATGCTCCTACCTATTATCTGGATATACCAAGAAAGATGTACGGTCTAATGAGGCTACTACGAAATATTTACTCATGGGTGGGGCAAGTTCTTCTATTCTGGTTCATGGTTTCTCTTGGCTATATGGTTCATCCGGGGGAGAGATCGAGCTTCAAGAAATAGTAAATGGTCTTCTCAATACACAAATGTATAACTCCCCAGGAATTTCAATTGCGCTTATATTCATCACTGTAGGAATTGGGTTCAAGCTTTCCCCAGCCCCTTCTCATCAATGGACTCCTGACGTATACGAAGGAGTGCGGTTCGTTCGATAAATTCCTACCTCTCTATCTATCTCTGAGATGTTTGGATTTTTCAAAACTTCATGGACATGCAGAAGAGAAATACTATCCCCACTCGGACCAAGACATAACTTTTACTTGTTCAAATAACAATTAAGGTGAAGCAGGGTCAGGAACAACGAATCTCTTTATGATAAACAGATTCATTTTGCAAGTTCGTTATTACGGGTAGTTCCTACAAAGGATCGGACTAATGACGTATACAATACTTGAATTCTCGATGTAGATGCTACATAGTTGGTTCTCATCCTTCAGAGACTACGAGTGTAATAGGAGCATCCGTCGACAAAAGGATCACCCTAAGATGATCATCACATGGCTATTGAGAACGAATCAAATCAGATGGTTCTATTTCTCAATCTTTCTGACTTGCTCCTACGGAACTAAGGTCGAAAAGATTGAGAAAAATCAGTCATTCACAACCACTGATGAAGGATTCCTCGAAAAGTTAAGGATTAGTAATCCTTTTTAGAAATCGAATGGATTCGGTCTTATACATACGCGAGGAAGGTAATCAAAAAAGGAAAGAAGATGAGTTCTTCTTTCTTTTATCACTTAGCTTAGGAGCCGTGCGAGATGAAAGTCTCATGCACGGTTTTGAATGAGAGAAAGAAGTGAGGAATCCTCTTTTCGACTCTGACTCTCCCACTCCAGTCGTTGCTTTTCTTTCTGTTACTTCGAAAGTAGCTGCTTCAGCTTCAGCCACTCGAATTTTCGATATTCCTTTTTATTTCTCATCAAACGAATGGCATCTTCTTCTGGAAATCCTAGCTATTCTTAGCATGATATTGGGGAATCTCATTGCTATTACTCAAACAAGCATGAAACGTATGCTTGCGTATTCGTCCATCGGTCAAATCGGATATGTAATTATTGG
Proteins encoded in this window:
- the ndhB gene encoding NADH-plastoquinone oxidoreductase subunit 2, whose product is MIWHVQNENFILDSTRIFMKAFHLLLFDGSFIFPECILIFGLILLLMIDSTSDQKDIPWLYFISSTSLVMSITALLFRWREEPMISFSGNFQTNNFNEIFQFLILLCSTLCIPLSVEYIECTEMAITEFLLFVLTATLGGMFLCGANDLITIFVAPECFSLCSYLLSGYTKKDVRSNEATTKYLLMGGASSSILVHGFSWLYGSSGGEIELQEIVNGLLNTQMYNSPGISIALIFITVGIGFKLSPAPSHQWTPDVYEGSPTPVVAFLSVTSKVAASASATRIFDIPFYFSSNEWHLLLEILAILSMILGNLIAITQTSMKRMLAYSSIGQIGYVIIGIIVGDSNGGYASMITYMLFYIAMNLGTFARIVSFGLRTGTDNIRDYAGLYTKDPLLALSLALCLLSLGGLPPLAGFFGKLHLFWCGWQAGLYFLVSIGLLTSVVSIYYYLKIIKLLMTGRNQEITPHVRNYRRSPLRSNNSIELSMIVCVIASTIPGISMNPIIEIAQDTLF
- the ORF70 gene encoding hypothetical chloroplast protein, which encodes MRVQLHCIARIHVVYLKEVDLLASLMLQSSSHRAPFLLDPQRKNGGLVPTVHHGRKDSLSGDH
- the rps7 gene encoding ribosomal protein S7; this encodes MSRRGTAEEKIAKSDPIYRNRLVNMLVNRILKHGKKSLAYQIIYRAMKKIQQKTETNPLSVLRQAIRGVTPDIAVKARRVGGSTHQVPIEIGSTQGKALAIRWLLGASRKRPGRNMAFKLSSELVDAAKGSGDAIRKKEETHRMAEANRAFAHFR
- the rps12 gene encoding ribosomal protein S12, with product MPTIKQLIRNTRQPIRNVTKSPALRGCPQRRGTCTRVYTITPKKPNSALRKVARVRLTSGFEITAYIPGIGHNLQEHSVVLVRGGRVKDLPGVRYHIVRGTLDAVGVKDRQQGRSQYGVKKPK